Within Caldisericota bacterium, the genomic segment CCCCACCATATACCGGTAGAATCAAATCGCATACCAAAAAAATAGGCAAGTGGAATCCTTAATGCCCATAATCGAATAATATCTACTACCATAGGCTGGACATTATGTCCTGAGCCTCTGAACAATGCCGTAATTGCCCCAAATAAGCCAAAAAATGGAATACCAATTATGAAAATTGAGAGAAAACGAACCCCTTCTTGAATGATATCTGGTCTTCCGGGTATAAACATTTTAAAGAATGGAATCCTTAAAGCAAAAACAAATAATGCCTCAAGAAGAGTAACAAGCACTACAATTTTGAGGCCTTCCTTTGCAATTTTTTCTACTCTATGTATAAGGTTCGCACCCAGGTTCTGACCAACCAGAGTCATAATACCCATTCCAAGTCCATCTACCGCAATAAATATGATGGAAATAAGTCTATCTCCTATCCCATATGCAGCGAGAACAGTTTCAGGATTGCTTACTCTTCCAATAATTCCCATGACAAGCACAAATCCAAATGCTGTCGTAGAATTCCCAACTGCAGCAGGAAGCCCTACTTTAAAAATCTTCTTCATCCATCCCCAAACCGGGATGAGTCCTCTTAATGTTATTTTTATGCCTTTTGTACCCTTAAAGAGAAGGTACATGGAAATAGTGGCTGCAATACCCTGACAGATAACCGTCGCAAGAGCTGCACCAAGAACCCCCATACGAGGAAAACCCCACCAGCCAAAAATAAGAAATGGATCAAGAATAATATTTAACGTTACGGTGAAAAGATTTATCTGCATAGGAGTCACCGTATCACCTTTTGCAGAAAGAATGCTCTGAAATACAACAGCAATAAAAATAAAAGGCATTCCCCAAAAAACAAGTTTCAAATAAACTATAGCCGTTCCAGTTACCGAAGCTGCTTTTGTAATTAAAGGAACTAAGTATGGCGTTCCAATAATTCCAAGCACCGCAATTGCTACACCAAAAATAATAGAAAGCGAAAAC encodes:
- a CDS encoding MATE family efflux transporter; the encoded protein is MRKVTREEILNGNPVKVMFLLSFPIMISQFLHTLYHLSDTFWLGHLPSAESGGAVAGLQVAWPIIWLLIAFSFGFSMAGIALVSQHTGAGEHKKANTAASQVFSLSIIFGVAIAVLGIIGTPYLVPLITKAASVTGTAIVYLKLVFWGMPFIFIAVVFQSILSAKGDTVTPMQINLFTVTLNIILDPFLIFGWWGFPRMGVLGAALATVICQGIAATISMYLLFKGTKGIKITLRGLIPVWGWMKKIFKVGLPAAVGNSTTAFGFVLVMGIIGRVSNPETVLAAYGIGDRLISIIFIAVDGLGMGIMTLVGQNLGANLIHRVEKIAKEGLKIVVLVTLLEALFVFALRIPFFKMFIPGRPDIIQEGVRFLSIFIIGIPFFGLFGAITALFRGSGHNVQPMVVDIIRLWALRIPLAYFFGMRFDSTGIWWGMALSNVGAAIVALFFYYRGEWKKQIIHKEEKPETIPIVSTK